Within Lolium rigidum isolate FL_2022 chromosome 5, APGP_CSIRO_Lrig_0.1, whole genome shotgun sequence, the genomic segment agcaccgcggatcagatcagtacaatcttgagagaccagttcggcatggtgccgaaaaggagggcaattggctattccaagccgtaccccaacgagtacgagttgatcccactaccacccaaatatcggctccccgaattctccaagtttagtggatcggatggctccagctcaatcgagcatgtgagccgatatttggcacagctgggcacaatctcagcatcagatgaactacgtgtgaggttcttcgcacagtccctcacaggatcggctttcgggtggtacacatcgctgccaccagattcaatccggacttggaagcagttggaagaacagttccacatgcagtatcactcagaggcttccgaggctggcattgccgatctagcacaagtacgacggaagcgcggagaaacgagtgtcgagaatacatccagcgcttcaggaccgttaggaaccgatgctattcggctcgtgtgactgaaaaagaagcgatcgagttggcggtggtgggtctcgcatcaccgatcaaggatgtggcctcccaagcgtactacccttcaccggcgcatatggtgcgagctcgtcattatatgaacagcgccacccagaggtgtaccaggataaattcaagcgtgcggtggtcctggttgaggcagatgaagatgaaggctctgcgggagatcaagaggtagcagtggctgaatggactcgggggggggcaagccccgtgtcctgcaaatgggttaatccACAAGGtcatccaagagggtttgacttcgacgtgagcaaagctgagtagatttttgacctcttacttaaggagaagcagctaaaggtacccgaaggccacaaaatccccacggcgcaggagctgaacggaaagccatactgcaagtggcataacacgttcacccataccaccaacgaccgcagggtgtggcgtcagcggatccaaatggcgatagaacaagggcgtccaaTTTTTAGCcgcacgccatgaaagtcgatacacaccccttccccgccgttaacatggtggagtgcacttacccgggaggtgccagccagagcttctcgttcaacatcaacatggtaggactccgggcaccactgcggtaaggacgagacgagggcagctgcttctcataacgaggacaaggaggaagccgttccacgcgatcggctccgcacgatggcaagcgctacatcacagagggagaagtgaagaatgtgagatatcagcgatctctctctgatcacctcctcaacaaatacgtgagtcagtacgaccaacgccgacgatacgacaacggtGACGAAAGAGGTCgcctggctagcagggacgctaggagacatcgtcggcatgatcgcgacgaggagagatatgagcgccacgccaaggaaaagtcaagagagcaagacgacgtggataggcactaggactgtcccttcttcggtacaccgccgggattcggaatgagccgattgcctacaatcggcaaccgcccgtaatgtagacgaagaagaaggatgcggctaacgtgtccgtgttcaaacgtctagggcctctcccgcctcggaacaagcacgccgagtcctctcgggtggaagatctcgaggaattagaagacgatgatgaagaagaagaagataagtaccaccggccaaggtggtgccccgatggactcagccgttcccaaaagcgtagggttcagcgactacgtggtttggaggaagccgaaaggttatacccgcacacgttaaggaaggcgcggcctgatctggccgcgaaaattcagcgaactctggacgaagaaggtcggccacaaaagaaagagtggcgccctagacaaaggaaagccgatgatgagacatcggctggtacaaacatggtgttcatccttccggcggagtttagtgctccaggattagacgaagcacctgtggcacaacttgactgcggcccacggccggctatctttgagaagccacgagaaagaagctacggacaccgaaggccccgtacttgcgaggttatatcaatgggcagcctcgtcaacaagatgctcggtggacaccggagcggcgatcaacattatgccatactccatgctacgtcggttgggacgctctagctcggatccgatcaagaccaacgttacaccgagcgatttcaacggccaagcatccgaagcacaaggtgttccgaacgtggatttgaccgtaggaagaaaaaccatccctacgacgttctttattgtcgatagcaagagcacctatgtctgtctcgctagggagagattggatccacgccaactcgtTGCAtttcatccacgatgcaccaatgtttaatacgatgggatggagatgaagtagaggtcgtccaagcggatgactcagccgagatttcaacggctggcatgaacgtttgggagacgacaggccaagagccactctcaggcatcactttggacgactgcgagcgcatcgatgtgacgaaggacggggtgaggctggtcttatccaccggcctgaccgtgtaacaagggcaaaatctatggacatacgtggcaaggctgatccttgtgatcggccccaaaaaataaaaagggataatcttgtctcaagcatgtcacgtggttatagtaaagcgagaccaagatgtaaaccttcattaagcgattcaatcaacatggaggccgattccagcaatcggccaaaattatcctcaccatacgttctgcccgtgttcaacgtcgatctaacgggcagcggaaagcggggatacaggtttacgtcggctgataagCTGGAAGAGGTCAACATTCGTCCTGACGGAGCTGACGTTCacgtacagtgccttggctaactacagagccgatatccgcagttacctggcagattcggctcggggggcacctaatcagatgaacatgtgcgatacatgtgcagtgaaatattgggggccgatagaaaaatcgaccAAGAAAAAATGTGTACatgcaaatcacagccgatgcacgtgacatcgacttgagaaaagatgcgaagacaacagtatacaacaaagccgatgcacggccatcgactctagtataaACTAtacagggagactctactgaaggaacatttCGAGGGCATGGAGGGTATCGGCACAAACACGttcatcttcgtctttgcctgctactgcatgttcaaggcgcggatttcggccaagtcagtcttcagttcagcttcgaggccttctgcttccttgagggagagaacgatgagagcttccttaaCTTCAATGAACTGTTTtggtgcccgaaccttctcttcgaggatcgccaaccctttgcgcaaggtcgccagttcagcagtgctgtcagatgtgtcagttttggcgtacaaggcagcctttttctcattaagccgttggtgtttcgtctgcaatatcggctttcaacggaagaagaggtgatcggctctggtgtgtctactgtcggcttggccaagttggccaccttctcaactacactcgtagaaattgctaggaccagagtggctgaccttttcttggaagccgacggtggcaagtctggctggctctgcgtggtggttttctcagaattgctcgagctcgggtctcttcgactgaactgtgtgtcctcaccgctgttctcgccttgactgaggctcgaggggcagctgacctggtagacactctgtttttggaagccgattggggtgtcatcggctggccctgcatcataaccttcttcaaaggcgatgagttgttgcagaagaaaaccaccagagctgctggaaggaatctgaaaggggagccgtcatcatctacagggtcaggaCCATTCTGTTGCTGCATGAAATCAGATGGACAGGATTcacggtagaacgagggccagccgcagtcctgggagcctcccggctctactgtgttgcccatcgctgctcgccggtgggtttctgaccgcaacaagttcACCAAAGGGTGTCAAAATGTGTTAGAATCTCAGGTCGGCATACATATCCAATATCTTATAGGTATAACTTACCATCAGGGGTGTTTAACCCACTAGCCCTGGACAAGTTGTGGTTAAAAATGCTTGCTTCATGAGCTGATCGTTCCCAACCAACTAACACATATGTACTTCAGATCGAAATCCACATTAGCCAGCACATTCTGGTTGTTACCTTCCGATGTATGTTGAAGACTAAGCTGATGACACCATTGCTATCACATAAGTACCATCGATTGCACCAATACAATCCTATCAAAGAATGAAAATAGGGTCATGTTTATGACCATAGTAGTCGTTTGATGAAAATACATTAGAGAATTAGTGCCCACCCTGAAATATCGCCACCATTTGTAGCTATTCCTGATGTTGGGAGATGTGCGACCAGTTTGTGGCTTGATCATATCTGAAAGGAcatagatgtcgcctagagggggtgaataagcggtttaaaacttttaagagatgggcttaacaaatgcggaataaaattatcgtttactttgttaagcccaaagcctatatactatggttcacctatgtacaccaacaacttatgctaagcaatacaagcaactatgtgatagcaagatgtaTAAATACAAGCacaatggctatcacaaagtaaagtgtatACGAaaatagctcgggtatagagataaccgaggcacatgGGAGACCATGATTTATCCTGAAGTACGTTCACACTCTTGCAAGTGCTAATcttcgttggagaggtgcggtggcttagtgctcccgaacgcccccAGAGGCcttaccttgaggtgtggttgctcgaaggcctcaccccaagatgcggtagtcgcatcacacaccgagcgccaccaaggcctcaccttattctccggtgatccttgccacaaaggcctaggtaacggttccactaagggatttcctttgaggcggaaaccgggctttacacaaagcttggggcacacatccacaacttaattggaggctcccaacaaatcgccacaaaggcctcaaaaccgtctagggttccaagaacccaagagtaacaactttcttgctttcacttccccgaatcaccgtggagaactcaaaccaatgcactaaatgcaatggaaagaacaccactaagatgctcaagtccttctctctcaaattccaacaaagctacaaaaactattgggggaataagagaggaaaaacaaataagaggaggaacaccaaatttctctaagatctagatctagtggattcccctcacaaagagacggattcgattggtcaagatgtagatctagatctcctctctcttttccctcaaataggtGCAAGAACCATAGAGGGATTATAGGGAGAGGAAGCTTCTcaagtcaacaatggagtagagagagaCTAGGAGAAGCAACCATCCCAAGGAGGAAGaggggggtcttatataccccctcccaatgaAATATGTCCGGTTTGGGTCGCAGGAATTCCCCAGACGGCTAGTTTTCCCCTTGGTTTATAAATAGcctttcttcctccttgaggaggTAAGGTCAACCATTACACTTGCTttctctctcctactccattgttgaacctcaaaaGCTTGCTTTTTCTCcatccctcctatgattcttgcatatattcttgagggatttgaaagaggagatctagacctacaactccaccaatcaatttctcctctaagtgaggggaactcttggggtctagatcttggagtcatttgttgatttcctccattgttcttcctctctagttttcccatagcatttgttgctttggtgggatttgagtgtgaaagaTTTGAGCAcacttggtgttcttgcttttgcatccttgcataagtgttgagctctccattacgatttgttcgagtgagagaccgtgagattgttactcttggagggtttaccttctagttggcttggcggttggtgttccggtgacctcttcgtggaagaatGTGAAGagacccgggcttctccttcgtggagcttgccatctccagagtgcaggaaaagctagccataagggaaAGGCATTTGTCCTTCGTGGAATTGTCTTGGAGAAGAAGGTGCGATTTCGTGGCATTCGGGATACCTTTGTGGTAGCTcgcatctctccaacgtgacgtacctcacctgtaacacaggaatacatcttcgtctccgtgtacctcggttatctctatacccgagcttgtgATAGTCACCGTGCTTGAGGTACTTATATAtattgctatcacttgtgttacTTATCTTTGTGCTTATCTTGCTTAGCTTGAGTTattattgttgcacttagttgagcctagcatatttaggtttttgtgcttgtaaaataaacaataGTTTAATTCCACATTTATACAAGacaaatgttcaagaaatcgttaatcttaacttatcggtcagcctcaaaatggagattaatcgcttatcagccgattaatcgattttatcgatcgcccatttatcggcttattttttttgtaaatcctaatttctagcactaaattttctataatatggtATGTAAAAACAATATTGGAGTATTGAGTAGAAGAATTACCTTGATTatttgcatttgaatcaataaaaatggaaAATTTGAGCTAATGCACAATTCTACAAGACCATAGGACGAAAATATCGACATCCATACCGAATTTCAGCGAAAGTTCATTGACAACCGGCCAAAATATCGGTCACCAGAGTGAAAATCAGACGAAATATCGGCTCCCAGACAGAAAATCGGCCGATATATCGGTGCAGCGATAAATTAGCCCATATGGTGAAATCTTATCGgctaccacccgattcacgataaatcgggcgataaatcggtatcttggccgattttttgaacaatgCCCAAAGTACAAAACTGAAATTCAGAACTTGAAAAGACCTCCGTGGCCCGAGCTGATTACGCCAGCATATGCCAGattcgagtccagggacttgagttTGAGTAGGTTCACGATGCTTTTTCCCAAGAGCAATTAATTGGTTGTTGATCCCTCGAATGCACCAGACTCAGTTATACCAATATCCATATGATGAAATATCTATCAAGCTAATGAATTGTTCATTCGAACAAAACTTTGATTTTGTCTTGCATGTAAATGAATCAAGGTTTGGAGACTTCACTCGAGTCTCTCGAGGCTAATGATATAGTCATATCCATCGGGCAGCCGCCGATTAGGCTACCTGGTTTGGCTCATTATGGAGGTGGCCCAGCACGACGACTAGACAAGCTAGACCTGCACGTAATATCGACTTGGAGTACTCTAGAATAAATCTTGTAAATCCTaatctggttgcatatataaagctatgcAAGACATACACAACTCCTTCCGCCTACGGTGACTCCCTGTAACACaactatgatcatatactagattgctcgCATGACATAGTGATTGTCCACCAAggaacgtgaacctgggtacgtcgtgtgccactCTCGCTCCTGGATTATCCTCGCCGCCTCTTTCGCAGAAACATAAGTCCATAACCATGGACATTTCCGAGGTCATCCCTCATCAGTAGATGACCCCCAACTTTTCAGTGAAACGCCATTAGGATTTCACGGTCTCCTGTCATCTCACGCCGAGTTTCCGCACACAACATTATCGCTTTTCGCACCCCGGCGGCGTGCCCCCCTGAAAAAACTGCCGATTCAAATCCCGTGGTTTTCGGTTTCCACGGGTATGTTTAGAGGGGATGCGAGCTACCAAACACAGCCGTATTGTTGGCTGCCGTACCTTAAGCATGAAACTCTAGATATTAAATTTGTGGAAAAGTAGATTGCATGAATACAGACATAGAGCACTGCAGAGACGACCATAATAGTGCCACACAATCTTCAACCGTCTCTTCGTACCGATCGCTACTACACAAACGGAAGCACACTTCGTTTTCATGATCTCGTTCCCACCACACAGAAAGATCCTTGATACACCGGGACGGGAAAAATTGATCTCTGCACATCTCGATCCTTGATTCCCCCGGCGCTCCTGAAAGCTACGTCGAACCACCAGCAGCAATGCTCTCTTGCAAAAAGGGAGAAAACATTTTACCCTTTTCAAGAGAAAGTTCTGTTTCCGAATCAATTTCCGCTTCGGTCTTGTGCGAGAAGGTTTCATGCAAGTTGGATGCTTAGCTCTGGGTGCTTCGTGACCTCACCAGCTGATCACCATCGCTGAAGACCGGTGGAGCTCGTATGCTGCCGGGGCCGTTGGGTTTTCGCCTCGATCTCACACTTGGCGTCGAGTGGGTGCGAGGTCGGTTCTAGCGTTTGCTTCAAGAGAAGAGCGCGCGGCCACGATCGACGGCCACGGCACCGGCGAGCGCATGATCTGACGCTGCCGCGGCAACTGAAAACCCACGCGCGCGCGGCCGCGTGTAGTCAAAGGCCGCCGGTTTATCCAACGGCGACGTCTCACCGTAAAAGCATACCGGTTTGTTTGGTACCTCGGATCAAGGAACCTCCTGGGGATTGATTAAACAACAAGCTGTTAGTCGTTGCAGTTGTGGACTTGTGGTTGTAGTAGTATGTGCTGTTGTCGACGCTCTTTTTATCTAGTGTTAACTGATGACAAATTGACGATGCAAATGGACTGAGCATGGAGCCACTGACTGATTAAACACTTAGCAAAGAGAAGAAGGGGGGAATTCAGTCAAATCGACGCCGCAATATTCAGTACACTGTCGAGCTCGAATATAACTTACTTAGCCTTGAACCCAAAGGATTATAAACTCTAGCCATACGGACTCCCATACACTCGAGAGCTACGCCCCTCCGCTTTAAGCTGCAGGGCACCTGTCATGCGCGTCCACATCCTCCTCAGCCGAAAACCCATTCGCCGCCCACAGCGACAAGATCCCATTTATACGCACAGCTCGCCAGAGATCACAGGCACCGATCACCGATCGCGTGAGCGTCGCTTGCAGTTGAGCCGGAGCGATGCCTTGCCTGGCGCATGAGTACCACCCCAAGCTCCCGGCCACTAACCACTGCAAGTCCCTCTCCTGCCTCGTCCGGGAGACCTACGCGCACTGCCATGTCCCCTGCGTCGGGAGGATGCGTGGCGCCGGGTGGAGCTccggcgacgacagcgacgacgaggaccttGATGACGCCCTCGACACCAAGCAGGTAAGCGGCGACTGCTCTGATCGATTAACTAAGTTCTTCATCCGAGCTAGGGGAGATTGAGCATGGTGCGTGCGTGTTCTTGCGTTGAATCGTTGATGGACCCGATCGATGGTGCAGGTGATACTGAACGAGATGAGGAACCGGCAGCTGAGGAGGAAGGAGTCGAGGTGCAGCGTGGAGTCCCCGACTCTGTCGAGCACCTTCGTCTGGTCCTTCACTCAGCTCGAGCCCAGCCCCAGGAGCGTTCTCGAGAAGGTCTCCAGCTCCAGCATAGAGAAGGACGAGAAGGATAAGGAGGCGGCAAGCGACGACGGCcgcggcgacgccgacgacgtggAGAGCGAGGCGTTCTTCTCGGTGAAGAGCTTCTTCACGCGCAGCACGAGCCGGGCGGCAACCGTTGCGTCGTCGGTGGACCTGGACCCGGCGGCGACGTGGGAGGGCTTCCGGGACTGCGAGGGGTGGCCGTTCGGGCTGTGCCGCCGCCCCGCCGTGCCCCCGCTGCCCAGCACGCCCGCCGATTCGTGGAAGTGGCGCAAGCAGAGCAGCATGGGCAACCTGCTCGCCGCGAGCCCGGCCCGGGCTTACAGCTGCAAGGTCGCAACGAGTTTACCGGCGTCGCCGTTAGCCAGGAAGAACCTTGATGACGTGAACCGTCCGTCTTAGCAGCAGGGCACGGCGCGCTGAGGTGTGACGATGTTGGCAGGTTTGGAGGTATAGCTCACCTTGCTGTGTCATGTGGGAGATGATTTCACAGTGATCTTCCTCCAATCTCGTCGATCGTCTCTTTCGGAAAAATGTGCACTTAATTTCCAGGTGTCCGGTTATGACCGTGATCTGATCATCAATAACTCACATGTACTTTCAGATTCCCAGAGCTGCATCAATCGCGCATGATTTAGCTATGTTTTACTACATcacaaataattgttatttttcctTCGCTCGTTCTCTTCTGAAAAACAACTTTCCCTCCAAACAGTTGTCTGTCCCATTTGTATGAGGTAAAGACAGAATTTCGCACCACAAATTGCAAAGGCGTAACCAAAGTGAAGCAGTGAGCGCACGCACGGTTGGCTAACTTTACTCGACGACTTTGTCAAATGACATGACATGACCAAAGGCAAAAGAAAGAAAACTGGATGCCAAAGCATTGGCATCTGCGGAGTCGTAGCTGGGAGGGACCGGCCGAGCACTCCGCTGCTCCACTCCGCTCGAGTCTCGACACTGTCGACAATGCTGCTGCAGCCTACGGCTATGCTATGATATCTGAAAATTCTGATCCGGTGGGGGGCCGATTCTGTGCTGATCGGAGTGTCAGGATTCAGAGGCCCAGATGATGTGTGGGACTGTGCATATGATGCGCAGGAGAGATCACTGCCACATCTTTGATTGCAAGTCAGGACTCTCTACCAGTCTTCAGTCAATGCGAGCTCTGCAATGGGAAGAAGAAAATTATCATTTCAAGACAAATTTCTTCTACTTTTGCTGGCAATCAACATGTAGGATGGGTTATTACACTGAATGAACTGAGGACCCAAGTGTAGCAATACTAGTGGAGTATAGCACTTGCTGTAGATCGAGATTGGCTTTCATAAGATATATGATAAACTACACCGAATATGAGACGATTCCTTTAATTTGAGGCTTCCAATAAACCACTTTCTCTTCGATGATTAGCGACCTTACC encodes:
- the LOC124657167 gene encoding uncharacterized protein LOC124657167, giving the protein MPCLAHEYHPKLPATNHCKSLSCLVRETYAHCHVPCVGRMRGAGWSSGDDSDDEDLDDALDTKQVILNEMRNRQLRRKESRCSVESPTLSSTFVWSFTQLEPSPRSVLEKVSSSSIEKDEKDKEAASDDGRGDADDVESEAFFSVKSFFTRSTSRAATVASSVDLDPAATWEGFRDCEGWPFGLCRRPAVPPLPSTPADSWKWRKQSSMGNLLAASPARAYSCKVATSLPASPLARKNLDDVNRPS